One genomic region from Conexibacter woesei DSM 14684 encodes:
- a CDS encoding hemolysin family protein, with amino-acid sequence MIELLLIAVAIALVGACGAFVAAEFAFVTIDRATVDRAVESGDAKARGVQLALRTLSTQLSGAQLGITVTNLLIGFLSRPAIAQLIDGPLESLGVPAGGVDGLALTIALVLSTAFTMVLGELVPKNLAIARPLPTARAVQGYMRTFTRVNHRLIRWFNDVANAILRRIGIEPQEELASARSAEELTSLVRRSAEQGTLELETAALLQRSLAFGDRRADDVMTPRVRMRSLEDDEPVIRVIEAARATGFSRFPVVGDSTDEVVGIVHVKHAVSVPHEQRGEVPIRTVMARPVLVPSSIELDPLLAILREGGLQIAIVVDEFGGVDGIVTLEDVVEEIVGEVVDEHDRRDMSARRRPDGSWILSGLLRPDEASRATGVLLPEDEEYETIGGLIQDELSRMPAVGDEVELETRDLDGRHCVVTLTVVRLDGLRVDRVLFESECVDPDDDEDDD; translated from the coding sequence TTGATCGAGCTGCTCCTCATCGCTGTCGCGATCGCCCTCGTCGGCGCCTGCGGCGCCTTCGTGGCGGCCGAGTTCGCGTTCGTCACGATCGACCGCGCGACGGTCGACCGCGCCGTCGAGAGCGGTGACGCGAAGGCGCGCGGCGTCCAACTGGCGCTGAGAACGCTCTCGACGCAGCTGTCGGGCGCCCAGCTCGGCATCACGGTCACGAACCTGCTGATCGGCTTCCTCTCCAGACCGGCGATCGCGCAGCTGATCGACGGGCCGCTCGAATCGCTCGGCGTCCCTGCCGGAGGCGTCGACGGCCTCGCGCTGACGATCGCGCTGGTGCTGTCGACGGCGTTCACGATGGTGCTCGGCGAGCTGGTGCCGAAGAACCTCGCGATCGCGCGCCCGCTCCCGACCGCCCGCGCGGTGCAGGGCTACATGCGCACGTTCACGCGCGTCAACCACCGGCTGATCCGCTGGTTCAACGACGTCGCCAACGCGATCCTGCGGCGGATCGGGATCGAGCCGCAGGAGGAGCTGGCCTCCGCGCGCTCAGCCGAGGAGCTGACGTCGCTCGTCAGGCGCTCCGCCGAGCAGGGCACGCTGGAGCTCGAGACCGCGGCGCTGCTGCAGCGCTCGCTGGCGTTCGGCGACCGCCGCGCGGACGACGTGATGACGCCGCGCGTGCGGATGCGCTCGCTGGAGGACGACGAGCCGGTCATCCGGGTGATCGAGGCGGCCCGTGCGACAGGCTTCTCGCGCTTCCCCGTCGTCGGCGACTCGACCGACGAGGTCGTCGGCATCGTCCACGTCAAGCACGCCGTCTCGGTTCCGCACGAGCAGCGCGGCGAGGTCCCGATCAGGACCGTGATGGCGAGACCGGTGCTGGTGCCGTCCTCGATCGAGCTCGACCCGCTGCTGGCGATCCTGCGCGAGGGCGGGCTGCAGATCGCGATCGTCGTCGACGAGTTCGGCGGCGTCGACGGGATCGTGACGCTGGAGGACGTCGTCGAGGAGATCGTCGGCGAGGTCGTCGACGAGCACGACCGCCGCGACATGTCGGCGCGCCGGCGGCCGGACGGCAGCTGGATCCTCTCCGGCCTGCTGCGGCCGGACGAGGCGTCGCGCGCGACCGGCGTGCTGCTGCCCGAGGACGAGGAGTACGAGACGATCGGCGGGCTGATCCAGGACGAGCTGAGCAGAATGCCCGCCGTCGGCGACGAGGTCGAGCTGGAGACGAGAGACCTCGACGGCCGCCACTGCGTCGTGACGCTGACCGTCGTGCGGCTCGACGGCCTGCGCGTCGACCGCGTCCTGTTCGAGTCCGAGTGCGTCGACCCCGACGACGACGAGGACGACGACTGA
- a CDS encoding alpha/beta fold hydrolase, producing the protein MDANEPTRPRRGSRRKRIALGVLLGLAALVVVLNWTWGNLPDEPRRSGSEAQLGDVRVRYVERPGVRPEVLLLHGLPGTAEDFERVTPLLAGHRTIALDRPGFGFSDGGYHPLTEQLTAIEALLDQLAIRRVIVVGHSYGGTLALAFAARHPERVRGLVLVDAAAAGASTTGFERAQARLVQGLSLPVVQPLADVTFAQVMRKASAQMGAEEAFGPDPVDDAYERRLLAVTMQHDDLDAYAAETLVAGDVIEQTDEQLRRIEVPAVVIHGDRDRSVTPEHGRRLAAELPRARFVGVPGGHMVPLVHPDVVAEAVRSCAAGCGTH; encoded by the coding sequence ATGGACGCGAACGAGCCGACGAGACCGAGACGCGGCAGCCGCAGGAAGCGGATCGCGCTCGGCGTCCTGCTCGGGCTCGCCGCGCTCGTCGTGGTGCTGAACTGGACGTGGGGCAATCTGCCGGACGAGCCTCGCCGCAGCGGCAGCGAGGCGCAGCTCGGCGACGTCCGCGTGCGCTACGTCGAGCGGCCGGGCGTGCGGCCGGAGGTGCTGCTGCTGCACGGCCTGCCGGGCACCGCCGAGGACTTCGAGCGCGTCACGCCGCTGCTCGCCGGCCATCGCACGATCGCGCTCGACCGGCCCGGCTTCGGCTTCTCCGACGGCGGCTACCACCCGCTCACCGAGCAGCTCACCGCGATCGAGGCGCTGCTCGACCAGCTCGCGATCCGCCGCGTCATCGTCGTCGGCCACTCCTACGGCGGCACGCTCGCGCTCGCGTTCGCAGCCCGCCACCCCGAGCGCGTGCGCGGGCTCGTGCTCGTCGACGCGGCCGCCGCCGGGGCAAGCACGACGGGGTTCGAGCGCGCGCAGGCGCGCCTGGTCCAGGGCCTCTCGCTGCCTGTCGTGCAGCCGCTCGCGGACGTCACCTTCGCGCAGGTGATGCGCAAGGCATCGGCCCAGATGGGCGCCGAGGAGGCGTTCGGCCCCGACCCGGTCGACGACGCCTACGAGCGGCGGCTGCTCGCCGTCACGATGCAGCACGACGACCTCGACGCGTACGCCGCCGAGACGCTCGTCGCCGGCGACGTGATCGAGCAGACCGACGAGCAGCTGCGGCGGATCGAGGTCCCGGCGGTCGTGATCCACGGCGATCGCGACCGCTCGGTGACGCCCGAGCACGGCCGCAGACTGGCGGCGGAGCTGCCGCGGGCACGGTTCGTCGGGGTGCCCGGAGGGCACATGGTTCCGCTCGTCCACCCGGACGTCGTGGCGGAGGCAGTGCGCAGCTGCGCCGCCGGCTGTGGTACCCATTAA
- a CDS encoding PI-PLC domain-containing protein: protein MRRIAVPALVCLAGLLVFVALPAIYVRTQLLDRNQLSERVGTAVTSEAVRTVAAQRIVDAAVDAGAEELLVTRPIAIAGIEALLGTPVVRQLARGAASDAHSLLTGQEGTFVLDLGRGTSLVLEGLRSVSPRVARAVPEGFDPEVLRIPADDPALASVRRFADLGGALAWIAPLLALACAAGALVLGAADRRRVLVGLGAAAAVASALLMVALAIGRGAAVPGAEADPDVAAAAGALWDALFGDLGVWAQTLLLAGAVLAVVAAARREEGGAVSRLLGTVSRVRTAGTPRWRAARAGALLAAAALIAWEPALALRLTAIGLAVYAISELAAVLDATSRRRQARRAKTAKAAGAAPARARRGAAAFAPRIAIPLAAVVAAIAIAALLTHDAPQPPTVAAAPATGCNGPRAYCDLRLDEYTFPGTHNSFSAAHEPGWLIPNQRFGIARQLDAGIRAFLLDVHVGVKTDQLVRTDLQAEGSDRNKVGKVIGPANLATAERLAGRVGAGDLRGRREPFLCHTLCELGAVPAKEQLRAFGRFLDRNRGEVLLFMMEPYLPPAQMARLFREAGLGDDVVTLDRAAPLPTLGDLVRADRRLLVFTEGEGGVPPWYMPAWSFFQDTPLGATKPSEFSCRRTRGDADSPLLLINHWIDAFPPNPRRNREIGDGFLTRRIARCERERGMRANVVAVDFYDRSDVVEASRGLNDRAAQQAQREAAVE, encoded by the coding sequence ATGCGGCGCATCGCGGTCCCCGCCCTCGTCTGTCTCGCCGGCCTGCTGGTGTTCGTCGCGCTGCCCGCGATCTACGTCCGCACCCAGCTGCTCGACCGCAACCAGCTGTCCGAGCGCGTCGGCACCGCCGTGACCTCCGAGGCTGTCCGCACGGTCGCCGCGCAGCGGATCGTCGACGCCGCCGTCGACGCCGGCGCCGAGGAGCTGCTCGTCACACGGCCGATCGCGATCGCCGGGATCGAGGCGCTGCTCGGCACCCCGGTCGTGCGCCAACTTGCGCGCGGCGCCGCGTCCGACGCGCACTCGCTGCTCACCGGCCAGGAGGGCACGTTCGTGCTCGACCTCGGCCGCGGTACCTCGCTCGTGCTCGAAGGGCTGCGCAGCGTCTCGCCGAGAGTCGCGCGCGCTGTCCCGGAGGGGTTCGACCCGGAGGTTCTGCGGATACCCGCGGACGATCCGGCGCTCGCCTCGGTGCGCCGCTTCGCCGACCTCGGCGGCGCGCTCGCCTGGATCGCGCCGCTGCTCGCGCTCGCCTGCGCGGCTGGCGCGCTGGTGCTCGGCGCGGCCGACCGCCGCCGCGTGCTCGTCGGCCTCGGCGCCGCCGCCGCGGTCGCCTCCGCGCTGCTGATGGTCGCGCTCGCGATCGGGCGCGGCGCCGCGGTGCCCGGCGCGGAGGCCGATCCCGACGTCGCCGCGGCCGCCGGGGCGCTGTGGGACGCGCTGTTCGGCGACCTCGGCGTGTGGGCGCAGACGCTGCTGCTCGCCGGCGCCGTGCTCGCCGTCGTCGCCGCCGCGCGGCGCGAGGAGGGCGGCGCGGTCAGCCGCCTGCTCGGCACCGTCTCGCGCGTCCGCACGGCCGGCACGCCGCGCTGGCGTGCCGCCCGCGCCGGCGCGCTGCTCGCCGCCGCGGCGCTGATCGCGTGGGAGCCCGCGCTGGCGCTGCGGCTGACCGCGATCGGCCTCGCCGTCTACGCGATCTCAGAGCTCGCGGCCGTGCTCGACGCGACGAGCCGCAGACGCCAGGCGAGACGGGCGAAGACCGCGAAGGCCGCCGGCGCCGCGCCCGCGAGAGCGCGCCGCGGCGCGGCCGCGTTCGCGCCGCGGATCGCGATCCCGCTCGCCGCCGTCGTCGCGGCGATCGCGATCGCCGCGCTGCTGACGCACGACGCGCCCCAGCCGCCGACGGTCGCCGCCGCGCCCGCGACCGGCTGCAACGGCCCGCGCGCCTACTGCGACCTGCGACTCGACGAGTACACCTTCCCCGGCACGCACAACTCGTTCAGCGCCGCGCACGAGCCCGGCTGGCTGATCCCCAACCAGCGCTTCGGGATCGCGCGCCAGCTCGACGCCGGCATCCGCGCCTTCCTGCTCGACGTCCACGTCGGCGTCAAGACCGACCAGCTCGTGCGTACCGACCTGCAGGCCGAGGGCAGCGACCGCAACAAGGTCGGCAAGGTGATCGGCCCGGCCAACCTCGCGACGGCCGAGCGGCTCGCCGGCCGCGTCGGCGCCGGCGACCTGCGCGGCCGCCGCGAGCCGTTCCTCTGCCACACGCTCTGCGAGCTCGGCGCCGTGCCGGCGAAGGAGCAGCTGCGCGCGTTCGGCCGCTTCCTCGACCGCAACCGCGGCGAGGTGCTGCTGTTCATGATGGAGCCGTACCTGCCGCCGGCGCAGATGGCGCGGCTGTTCCGCGAGGCCGGCCTCGGCGACGACGTCGTCACGCTCGACCGCGCCGCGCCGCTGCCGACGCTCGGCGACCTCGTCCGCGCCGATCGCCGCCTGCTCGTCTTCACCGAGGGCGAGGGCGGCGTGCCGCCGTGGTACATGCCCGCGTGGTCGTTCTTCCAGGACACCCCGCTGGGGGCGACGAAGCCGTCGGAGTTCTCCTGCCGCCGCACCCGCGGCGACGCCGACAGTCCGCTGCTGCTGATCAACCACTGGATCGACGCGTTCCCGCCGAACCCGCGCCGCAACCGCGAGATCGGCGACGGCTTCCTGACCAGGCGGATCGCGAGATGCGAGCGAGAGCGGGGGATGCGGGCGAACGTCGTCGCGGTCGACTTCTACGACCGCTCCGACGTCGTCGAGGCCTCCAGAGGACTCAACGACCGCGCCGCGCAACAGGCGCAGAGAGAGGCGGCCGTCGAGTAG
- a CDS encoding nuclear transport factor 2 family protein has protein sequence MADIATVVDNYIAVWNEADPARRRDLIAQTWTEQGTYVDPLMAGEGVEGIDAMVAAAQQQFPGHRFELTFGPDAHNDVVRFTWTLVGVETGAAAAVGVDFATVAADGRLAAVTGFLEPAAA, from the coding sequence ATGGCTGACATCGCCACCGTCGTCGACAACTACATCGCCGTCTGGAACGAGGCAGATCCCGCCCGCCGTCGCGACCTGATCGCGCAGACCTGGACCGAGCAGGGCACGTACGTCGACCCGCTGATGGCGGGCGAGGGCGTCGAGGGGATCGACGCGATGGTCGCTGCCGCGCAGCAGCAGTTCCCCGGCCATCGCTTCGAGCTGACGTTTGGGCCCGACGCGCACAACGACGTCGTCCGCTTCACCTGGACGCTCGTCGGCGTCGAGACCGGCGCCGCCGCCGCGGTCGGCGTCGACTTCGCGACGGTCGCCGCCGACGGGCGCCTCGCGGCCGTCACGGGCTTCCTCGAGCCGGCCGCCGCGTGA
- a CDS encoding TetR/AcrR family transcriptional regulator, whose product MASDSRDRMVRSAALLLRERGYAGTGFRDVIAHSEAPWGSIYHHFPGGKAQLAEEAVGYAGDVVTRLIEQSPPDDPVATLRAFVTIWKQGLETSGYRAGCPVLAVATEAPDDLPALTDAAAAAFARWEEALAASLRRAGVPRARARRLATIVVAAIEGAVVLSRARRDTRPLDDVGKELELAIQDALPH is encoded by the coding sequence ATGGCATCGGACAGTCGTGACCGGATGGTTCGCAGCGCGGCGCTGCTGCTGCGCGAGCGCGGCTACGCCGGCACCGGCTTCCGTGACGTGATCGCCCACAGCGAAGCGCCGTGGGGGTCGATCTACCACCACTTCCCGGGCGGCAAGGCGCAGCTCGCCGAGGAGGCCGTCGGCTACGCCGGCGACGTCGTCACGCGGTTGATCGAGCAGAGCCCGCCCGACGACCCGGTCGCGACGCTGCGCGCCTTCGTGACGATCTGGAAGCAGGGGCTGGAGACGAGCGGCTACCGCGCCGGCTGCCCGGTGCTCGCCGTCGCCACCGAGGCGCCCGACGACCTGCCCGCGCTGACCGACGCGGCCGCCGCCGCCTTCGCCCGCTGGGAGGAGGCGCTCGCCGCCTCGCTGCGCCGCGCCGGCGTCCCCCGCGCCCGCGCCCGCCGCCTCGCGACGATCGTCGTCGCCGCGATCGAGGGTGCCGTCGTCCTCTCCCGCGCCCGCCGCGACACCCGCCCGCTCGACGACGTCGGCAAGGAGCTGGAGCTGGCGATACAGGACGCGCTGCCGCACTGA
- a CDS encoding DUF11 domain-containing protein, whose amino-acid sequence MALSAPLAFAGEKPDDKAPREKPTAHVTVVKKVVPLSTTGEDVTGAAPAAGWAFTGTSATPGVEGLPATLTTGDDGAVTFDVTFPSDMSSVDLTVAETQQAGYELVTQGGADAVCVDTEKGHAVPVVDDDSVPGRPAFRLDLAKKQKVTCVVYNRPVKAEVTVEKQWVINDQTYGNGSRPAGFDAVLTLTGPGDAGPTAQSWGIARGGYREGETVTIDETIAIADPACTLDARRVTAANGVAVDAALPYSAALARGANTFTVTNRITCPTPPPPPPPPPAPPPAAPPTPSARPAPVGEVLGEVRQGRPRLGIEKRASRRSVVAGETVRFTIVVRNTGNAVARGLRVCDRLPRDVTVVDSNGGRMVAGGRVCWRIRRLGAGASTRRVLVVRVDRDASPGTIVNRATVRGEGQRRGARRRVTVRQPGPGMGVGGVLVTG is encoded by the coding sequence ATGGCGCTGAGTGCGCCGTTGGCGTTCGCGGGCGAGAAGCCGGACGACAAGGCGCCCCGGGAGAAGCCGACCGCGCACGTGACCGTCGTCAAGAAGGTCGTGCCGCTGAGCACGACGGGCGAGGACGTCACCGGCGCGGCGCCGGCCGCGGGTTGGGCCTTCACCGGCACGAGCGCGACGCCCGGCGTCGAGGGCCTGCCGGCGACGCTCACGACGGGCGACGACGGCGCGGTCACGTTCGACGTGACGTTCCCCAGCGACATGTCGAGCGTCGACCTCACTGTCGCCGAGACGCAGCAGGCCGGATACGAGCTCGTCACGCAGGGCGGTGCGGATGCCGTCTGCGTCGACACCGAGAAGGGCCACGCGGTGCCGGTGGTCGACGACGACTCCGTGCCCGGCAGACCGGCGTTCCGCCTCGACCTCGCCAAGAAGCAGAAGGTCACGTGCGTCGTCTACAACCGGCCGGTGAAGGCCGAGGTCACCGTCGAGAAGCAGTGGGTGATCAACGACCAGACGTATGGGAACGGCAGCCGGCCGGCCGGGTTCGACGCCGTGCTGACGCTGACCGGGCCCGGCGACGCCGGGCCGACGGCACAATCCTGGGGCATCGCGCGCGGCGGGTACCGCGAGGGGGAGACGGTCACGATCGACGAGACGATCGCGATCGCGGATCCCGCCTGCACGCTGGACGCGCGTCGGGTGACGGCCGCCAACGGCGTAGCGGTCGACGCGGCGCTGCCCTACAGCGCGGCGTTGGCCAGAGGAGCGAACACGTTCACGGTGACCAACCGGATCACGTGTCCGACGCCTCCGCCTCCGCCTCCGCCTCCGCCCGCGCCGCCGCCCGCGGCTCCGCCGACGCCGAGCGCGAGACCGGCGCCCGTGGGCGAGGTGCTCGGCGAGGTAAGACAGGGGAGACCGCGCCTGGGGATCGAGAAGCGCGCAAGCAGGAGATCGGTCGTGGCTGGCGAGACCGTGCGCTTCACGATCGTCGTGCGCAACACCGGCAACGCCGTCGCGCGCGGGCTCCGCGTCTGCGACCGGCTGCCCCGCGACGTCACGGTCGTCGACAGCAACGGTGGGCGGATGGTCGCCGGCGGTCGCGTCTGCTGGCGGATCAGACGGCTTGGCGCCGGCGCGTCGACGCGGCGTGTCCTCGTGGTGCGCGTCGACCGTGACGCGAGCCCCGGAACCATCGTCAACAGAGCGACGGTTCGGGGCGAGGGCCAGAGAAGAGGCGCGCGCCGGAGAGTCACCGTGCGGCAGCCCGGTCCGGGGATGGGCGTGGGTGGCGTGCTCGTGACCGGATGA
- a CDS encoding L,D-transpeptidase, with amino-acid sequence MSGRRRTRGPALAAVLLVALGMSAVADAPAAVPAGPALGAPADPARAVARRGRPGARIALPAPSRARGAWVAKVLRPAAMRERPAAGRRFWTARTATLHSRGAMRLMVLAARYDRHGRPWLLVDAPLRPNARAGWIAARDVRLSRTRWYLSVSTGRRELRVYSDGTLRRRARLVVGAPATPTPQGLFAVYEITRQADPDAFVGPYAMHLTALSEVLEDFGGGPGRVALHGRGPASLVDPLGSARSHGCLRADNAVVDWLRTRTRPGTPIRIGP; translated from the coding sequence ATGAGCGGCCGGCGGCGGACGCGCGGTCCGGCCCTCGCCGCGGTGCTGCTCGTGGCGCTCGGCATGTCGGCGGTGGCCGACGCGCCTGCGGCGGTGCCGGCCGGCCCAGCGCTGGGCGCGCCGGCCGATCCCGCTCGTGCGGTGGCTCGCCGGGGACGGCCCGGTGCGCGGATCGCCCTGCCCGCGCCGTCGCGGGCGCGCGGCGCGTGGGTGGCCAAGGTGCTGCGTCCGGCCGCGATGCGCGAGCGTCCGGCCGCCGGACGCCGCTTTTGGACCGCTCGTACCGCCACGCTGCACTCGCGCGGCGCGATGCGCCTGATGGTGCTGGCAGCCCGCTACGACCGGCACGGCCGGCCGTGGCTGCTGGTCGACGCACCGCTCCGGCCCAACGCCCGCGCCGGCTGGATCGCCGCGCGCGACGTGCGGCTGAGCCGCACGCGCTGGTACCTGTCGGTGAGCACCGGCCGACGCGAGCTGCGCGTCTACAGCGACGGCACGCTGCGCCGTCGCGCCCGGCTCGTCGTGGGGGCGCCCGCCACGCCGACCCCGCAGGGGCTGTTCGCGGTCTACGAGATCACTCGCCAGGCGGACCCCGACGCGTTCGTCGGGCCGTACGCGATGCACCTCACCGCGCTCTCCGAGGTGCTCGAGGACTTCGGCGGCGGCCCCGGTCGCGTCGCGCTGCACGGGCGCGGCCCCGCCTCGCTCGTCGACCCGCTCGGCTCGGCGCGCTCCCACGGCTGCCTGCGCGCCGACAACGCCGTGGTCGACTGGCTGCGCACCCGCACCCGCCCCGGCACGCCGATCCGCATCGGGCCCTAA
- a CDS encoding MFS transporter, producing MLLFAVACGLAVGNAYYSQPLLDQIAATFAIDHAAIGVVVTLTQVGLGLGLLLIVPLGDVLNRRRLVVTQLLAGVAALVVVGTSSSVAVLLIGMAALGAASVVTQVLVAYAAALSTPDRRGRAVGVVTSGVVVGILLARTLAGAITELAGWRAVYLVSAALTLIVAGLLLRVLPREERRPQAIPYARLVRSSVTLLATVPLLRVRAVLALLVFAAFTTLWTALVLPLSAPPHSLSHATIGLFGLAGAAGALAAVRAGRLADRGLGQRTTGVALALLLVSWLPIALLDVTLLALVAGVVLLDLAVQAVHVTNQSMILAANPEARSRVTAAYMVFYSIGSAAGSIAATATYAAAGWTGVCVQGAAISALALTFWAATRSAPARACATASARADRASPATSAR from the coding sequence ATGCTGTTGTTCGCCGTCGCCTGCGGGCTGGCCGTCGGCAACGCCTACTACTCCCAGCCGCTGCTTGACCAGATCGCCGCGACGTTCGCGATCGACCACGCGGCGATCGGCGTCGTCGTCACGCTCACGCAGGTCGGGCTCGGGCTCGGCCTGCTGCTGATCGTGCCGCTCGGCGACGTGCTCAACCGCCGCCGCCTCGTCGTCACGCAGCTGCTCGCGGGCGTCGCCGCGCTCGTGGTCGTCGGCACCTCGTCGAGCGTCGCGGTGCTGCTGATCGGCATGGCCGCGCTCGGCGCCGCCTCGGTCGTGACCCAGGTGCTCGTCGCCTACGCGGCGGCGCTCAGCACGCCCGACCGGCGCGGGCGCGCGGTCGGCGTCGTCACGAGCGGCGTCGTCGTCGGGATCCTGCTGGCGCGCACGCTCGCCGGCGCGATCACCGAGCTGGCCGGCTGGCGCGCGGTCTACCTCGTCTCGGCCGCGCTCACGCTGATCGTCGCCGGCCTGCTGCTGCGCGTGCTGCCGCGCGAGGAGCGGCGCCCGCAGGCGATCCCCTACGCGCGGCTCGTGCGGTCGAGCGTCACGCTGCTGGCGACCGTGCCGCTGCTGCGCGTCCGCGCCGTGCTGGCGCTGCTGGTCTTCGCCGCGTTCACGACGCTCTGGACGGCGCTCGTGCTGCCGCTGAGCGCGCCGCCGCACTCGCTCTCGCACGCGACGATCGGGCTCTTCGGCCTCGCCGGCGCGGCGGGCGCGCTCGCCGCGGTGCGCGCCGGCCGGCTCGCCGACCGCGGGCTCGGCCAGCGCACGACTGGCGTCGCGCTCGCGCTGCTGCTCGTCTCGTGGCTGCCGATCGCGCTGCTCGACGTGACGCTGCTCGCGCTCGTCGCCGGCGTCGTGCTGCTCGACCTCGCCGTGCAGGCCGTCCACGTCACGAACCAGAGCATGATCCTGGCGGCGAACCCGGAGGCGCGCAGCCGCGTCACCGCCGCCTACATGGTCTTCTACTCGATCGGCAGCGCCGCCGGCTCGATCGCCGCGACCGCGACCTACGCGGCCGCCGGCTGGACCGGCGTCTGCGTGCAGGGCGCGGCGATCAGCGCGCTGGCGCTCACGTTCTGGGCAGCGACTCGATCCGCGCCGGCACGTGCTTGTGCCACGGCGTCAGCGCGCGCGGATCGCGCCAGCCCAGCGACGTCAGCTCGTTGA
- a CDS encoding TetR/AcrR family transcriptional regulator — MVLRATTSPSGAAAPASGAADATSAAAVDAEARVLDAASRLFYERGIQAVGMDAIRDASGVSLKRLYRLFPAKEQLVEATLRHREAGVREQLARATAGGAPPAERILAIFDLLRDWFDAPGYRGCAYINAYGELSAGSQLVASAVEQHKALWRELLGELVAEAGGPPRLADQLAILVNGAMVTAAITRSPAPADDARAAAEQLLSAELPPGPPGGRPVP, encoded by the coding sequence ATGGTTCTCCGCGCAACGACCTCGCCGTCCGGCGCCGCGGCGCCGGCGTCCGGTGCCGCCGACGCGACGTCCGCCGCCGCGGTCGACGCCGAGGCGCGCGTGCTCGACGCCGCCTCGCGGCTCTTCTACGAGCGCGGCATCCAGGCGGTCGGGATGGACGCGATCCGCGACGCGTCCGGCGTGTCGCTGAAGCGGCTCTACAGACTGTTCCCGGCGAAGGAGCAGCTGGTCGAGGCGACGCTGCGCCACCGCGAGGCGGGCGTGCGCGAGCAGCTGGCGCGCGCGACCGCGGGCGGTGCACCGCCCGCCGAGCGGATCCTCGCGATCTTCGACCTGCTGCGCGACTGGTTCGACGCGCCCGGCTACCGCGGCTGCGCCTACATCAACGCGTACGGAGAGCTGAGCGCCGGCTCGCAGCTCGTCGCGAGCGCGGTCGAGCAGCACAAGGCGCTGTGGCGCGAGCTGCTCGGTGAGCTGGTCGCGGAGGCCGGCGGACCGCCCCGCCTCGCCGACCAGCTCGCGATCCTCGTCAACGGCGCGATGGTGACCGCCGCGATCACGCGCTCGCCGGCGCCCGCCGACGACGCCCGCGCGGCGGCCGAGCAGCTGCTGAGCGCGGAGCTGCCCCCGGGACCGCCCGGCGGCCGCCCCGTGCCCTAG